In the Primulina eburnea isolate SZY01 unplaced genomic scaffold, ASM2296580v1 ctg739_ERROPOS11973397, whole genome shotgun sequence genome, one interval contains:
- the LOC140822041 gene encoding golgin candidate 4-like: MWSSVATLKESLSKIALDVHEEDDDELSLYTPPRDRLENSNGVSGRRISRNFNRSGSPMHSPITNGFDSPYDHEIERYKSDIKRLKESEAEIKALSVNYAALLKEKEDQISKLTEENGSLKHLLTTNSALNAAKTVPKGNGDLSSNRHNKAAAKIHSAGSSQTNGVVKKQDGQSNGTTSTDAKELTDMMEENRAVMKATHETQMKQLVTQLEKERDELASLQLMLQDEKKLNGSFQQDLISLKRQNDEMSKELNDTHEELNRKISDIGRLKTELHRSDREETNDTVEKLKTVISSLENEKIIIKKEKDELKAALKANHSSLFNQNIPVDIDSSNKHPSSSNEAFSHKEEIVRSMQKLEKDLNETRRERDKAVKELRRLKQHLLEKESEESEKMDEDNKIIVELREANEYQRVQILQLEKALKQAVGSQEEIKMSNINELKKSKEIIDELNRKLTSCRSTIDAKNVEVLNLQTALGQYYAEIEAKERLRQELSMVKEESARLSEMLKEAYQQTEASKRGKEEILGKLLQAERVVEDRNNRVKKLEEDNDKLRRALEQSMTRLNRMSVDSDFLVDRRIVIKLLVTYFQRNHSKEVLDLMVRMLGFSDEDKQRIGIAQQGAGKGVVRGVLGLPSRLVGGILGGSSAEASTAMSDDQSFADLWVDFLLKENEEKEKRETNNGSERDQHEGSPQAANRNLHLPNYNSGNSSTMSSTARPSSYINQNQVHPSFHGNFLHREPSDSEFSTVPLTSSETIFRT, translated from the exons ATGTGGAGTTCTGTAGCCACTTTAAAGGAAAGTTTGAGTAAAATTGCGCTAGATGTTCACGAGGAGGACGATGATGAGCTCTCCTTGTATACTCCTCCCCGGGATCGATTGGAAAATAGCAATGGAGTTTCTGGGCGGCGAATTTCTCGCAATTTTAATCGTTCGGGTTCGCCGATGCATTCGCCAATCACCAATGGCTTTGACTCCCCTTATGATCATGAG ATTGAACGATACAAATCAGATATTAAAAGACTTAAGGAATCTGAGGCAGAAATCAAAGCTTTATCAGTTAATTATGCGGCTTTATTGAAGGAGAAAGAG GATCAGATTTCAAAGCTGACTGAAGAAAATGGCTCATTGAAACATCTCCTTACTACAAACTCTGCTCTAAATGCAGCCAAAACTGTGCCTAAG GGGAATGGCGATCTTTCTTCAAATCGCCATAATAAAGCTGCAGCAAAGATCCATTCTGCTGGAAGCTCACAAACCAATGGTGTTGTCAAAAAACAGGATGGACAAAGCAATGGAACCACTTCGACAGATGCAAAA GAACTCACAGATATGATGGAAGAAAATAGGGCAGTGATGAAAGCAACTCATGAAACACAAATGAAACAACTGGTGACACAACTTGAGAAAGAACGTGATGAATTGGCAAGTTTGCAGTTAATGTTACAAG atgagaagaAGTTGAACGGATCTTTTCAGCAAGATCTGATCTCATTAAAAaggcaaaatgatgaa ATGTCAAAAGAGTTGAACGACACACATGAAGAGCTGAACAGGAAGATATCAGACATAGGACGATTGAAAACGGAGTTGCATAGAAGTGACAGAGAAGAAACCAATGACACAGTAGAGAAATTGAAAACTGTCATTTCCTCTTTAGAGAATGAAAAGATTATTATAAAG AAAGAAAAAGATGAGTTAAAGGCTGCTTTAAAGGCAAATCATTCTTCTCTGTTCAACCAAAACATACCTGTTGATATAGACTCTTCAAACAAGCATCCCAGTAGCTCGAATGAG GCATTTTCCCACAAGGAAGAAATAGTGCGATCTATGCAGAAGCTGGAGAAAGATTTAAATGAAACACGCCGAGAAAGGGATAAAGCGGTAAAAGAATTGAGACGCCTTAAGCAGCACTTGCTGGAAAAG GAATCCGAGGAGTCAGAGAAGATGGATGAGGACAATAAAATCATTGTGGAACTGCGAGAAGCCAATGAATATCAGAGAGTTCAAATATTACAATTGGAGAAAGCTCTGAAGCAGGCAGTTGGAAGTCAGGAAGAAATTAAAATGTCCAATATTAATGAACTTAAGAAGTCTAAGGAAATTATAGACGAGCTTAATAGAAAATTGACTAGCTGTAGGAGCACTATAGATGCAAAGAATGTTGAAGTTCTGAACCTGCAAACTGCCCTTGGCCAGTATTATGCTGAAATTGAAGCTAAG GAACGTCTTCGGCAGGAGTTGTCCATGGTTAAAGAAGAATCAGCTCGACTTTCTGAGATGTTGAAG GAAGCGTACCAACAAACAGAagcatcaaaaagggggaaggaaGAGATATTAGGGAAGCTTTTGCAAGCTGAAAGAGTGGTTGAGGACCGAAATAACAGAGTTAAGAAGCTCGAGGAGGATAATGACAAACTGCGTCGAGCTCTCGAGCAAAGCATGACAAGGCTAAACCGAATGTCCGTGGACTCTGATTTTCTTGTTGACAG GCGCATTGTAATTAAATTACTGGTGAcatatttccagagaaatcacaGCAAAGAG GTTCTCGATCTAATGGTTCGCATGCTGGGATTTTCTGATGAAGACAAGCAAAGGATAGGCATTGCGCAGCAAGGAGCTGGCAAAGGTGTAGTCCGGGGTGTGCTGGGTCTTCCTAGTCGACTAGTTGGGGGCATCTTGGGTGGCAGCTCTGCTGAAGCTTCTACTGCAATGTCAGACGACCAG TCATTTGCAGATCTATGGGTGGATTTTCTCcttaaagaaaatgaagaaaaagaaaaaagggaGACTAACAATGGATCAGAGCGAGATCAACACGAAGGAAGTCCCCAAGCCGCAAACAGAAATTTACATTTACCCAATTATAATAGTGGGAATTCCTCCACTATGTCAAGTACCGCAAGACCAAGCTCTTACATCAACCAAAACCAAGTGCACCCTTCGTTTCACGGGAATTTCTTGCATCGTGAACCTTCTGATTCGGAGTTTTCTACTGTTCCTCTCACCTCATCAGAAACAATTTTCAGAACTTAA
- the LOC140821875 gene encoding hevamine-A-like has translation MASKKSNIATFLALLMPMLVAGSEAGRIAIYWGQNGNEGTLADTCATGNYEYVILAFLASFGNGQKPMINLAGHCDPYSNECTALSSDIKLCQAKGIKVLLSMGGGAGGYSLVSSEDARQLATYIWNNFLGGKSTFRPLGGAVLDGVDFDIESGTGQHWDELARYLSSYSKRGKKVHLTAAPQCPFPDQWVGGALKTGLFDYVWVQFYNNPPCQFNPLNATSFQESWKIWTSSIPATKIFLGLPAAPDAAGTGFVPVSDLISKVLPKIKGSKKYGGVMLWSKYYDDESGYSSSIKSHV, from the coding sequence ATGGCTTCCAAGAAATCTAATATTGCAACTTTTCTTGCACTACTGATGCCAATGCTGGTGGCAGGTTCGGAAGCCGGACGAATCGCGATATACTGGGGTCAAAATGGGAATGAAGGTACACTCGCTGATACCTGTGCCACTGGAAACTATGAATATGTGATCTTAGCTTTTCTTGCATCATTCGGAAACGGGCAGAAACCAATGATCAATCTTGCCGGTCATTGTGATCCGTACAGCAACGAATGCACGGCTTTAAGTTCGGATATTAAATTATGTCAAGCAAAAGGAATCAAAGTTCTGCTGTCTATGGGAGGAGGAGCCGGTGGATACTCCCTTGTTTCCTCTGAGGACGCGAGGCAGCTTGCTACATACATTTGGAACAACTTTTTAGGTGGAAAATCAACGTTCCGGCCTCTTGGTGGGGCTGTTTTGGATGGAGTTGACTTCGATATCGAATCTGGAACAGGCCAACATTGGGATGAACTTGCTAGATATCTTTCAAGCTATAGCAAGAGAGGCAAGAAAGTGCACTTAACCGCAGCTCCACAGTGCCCGTTTCCTGATCAATGGGTTGGAGGAGCTTTGAAGACTGGCTTATTCGACTACGTTTGGGTTCAGTTTTACAATAATCCTCCTTGCCAATTCAATCCTCTAAATGCTACAAGTTTTCAAGAATCTTGGAAAATATGGACTTCTTCTATTCCTGCAACCAAGATCTTCTTGGGCTTACCCGCAGCACCTGATGCAGCTGGAACCGGATTCGTTCCTGTTTCTGATCTGATCTCGAAAGTGCTGCCCAAGATTAAAGGGTCTAAAAAGTATGGAGGAGTGATGCTTTGGTCCAAATACTATGATGATGAGAGTGGTTACAGCTCTTCTATCAAAAGCCATGTCtag
- the LOC140821917 gene encoding uncharacterized protein — protein sequence MALLIPYPEIFSSVGIRRENQSSIAQSIKSRNSRIRVFSSVRDLEKGSAQTLDLRGKYVDSVGWLHGIFSSQIKQSETAPFPSRKSEDEEEERRNYYVNMGYAIRTLREEFPELFHKELSFDIYRDDIVFKDPYNTFGGIENYKSIFWSLRFYGGILFKTLWVDIVSVWQPSENMIMVRWIVHGIPRIPWESRSRFDGTSEYKLDKNGKIYEHRVHNIALNGPHKFQVLGVEQMIQTIGCPSTPKPTYFEFSSASMKKCAITEISSE from the exons ATGGCGCTTCTAATCCCCTATCCGGAAATATTTTcatcagttggtatcagacGAGAAAATCAGTCATCGATTGCTCAGAGTATCAAGAGTAGGAATTCTAGGATTAGGGTCTTTTCTAGTGTTAGGGATTTGGAAAAGGGTTCTGCTCAGACTTTGGATTTGAGGGGTAAATACGTGGATAGTGTCGGGTGGTTGCACGGAATTTTCTCCTCTCAGATAAAGCAGAGTGAAACCGCGCCTTTTCCTTCGAGGaagagtgaggatgaggaagagGAGAGGCGGAACTATTATGTCAATATGGGTTATGCTATTCGGACCCTCCGAGAGGAATTTCCGGAGCTTTTCCACAAAGAGCTCAGCTTTGATATCTACAG GGATGATATTGTGTTCAAAGATCCATACAACACTTTTGGTGGTATAGAAAACTACAAGTCAATCTTCTGGTCGTTGAGATTTTATGGAGGTATCCTTTTCAAAACCTTGTGGGTTGACATTGTAAGTGTCTGGCAGCCATCGGAGAACATGATAATGGTTCGTTGGATTGTTCATGGCATCCCACGAATTCCATGGGAGAGCCGTAGCCGGTTTGATGGGACCTCAGAGTACAAGCTAGACAAAAATGGGAAGATTTATGAGCACAGAGTTCATAATATTGCTCTAAATGGACCCCATAAATTTCAAGTGTTAGGAGTGGAGCAGATGATTCAGACAATAGGCTGCCCCTCGACCCCAAAGCCCActtattttgaattttcatcCGCCTCGATGAAAAAATGTGCTATTACTGAAATTTCCAGTGAATGA
- the LOC140822095 gene encoding UDP-D-xylose:L-fucose alpha-1,3-D-xylosyltransferase MGP4-like, with protein MSSQFLHQRPNQNTSTDRHQLSHRSLQNYHKPISSALLSRTALLLLLALLVVIGVLFPHIQAPFSFLSLNSSSNLKWHDYTLADAAARVEKDNTLIVCAVSEAYLPFLRNWLISIARQRQQDKVLVIAEDYATLYKVNERWPGHAVLVPPALDAAAAHKFGSEGFFNFTARRPRHLLQILELGYNVMYNDVDMVWLADPFPYLKGEHDVYFTDDMAYVKPLNHSHDLPPPGKKGRTYICSCMIYLRPTSGAKLVMDKWIKELQAQPWSKAKKANDQPAFNWALNKTAEQVDLYLLPQHAFPTGGLYFKNKTWVEETKGMHVIIHNNYIVGFEKKTKRFQDYGLWLVDDHASESPLGRL; from the exons ATGTCATCACAATTTCTTCATCAAAGGCCGAATCAGAACACTTCTACGGATCGCCACCAATTATCCCATCGATCCCTGCAAAATTACCATAAACCCATATCCTCTGCACTTCTCAGCCGTACCGCCTTGCTCCTCCTCCTCGCTCTTCTGGTTGTTATCGGTGTACTATTCCCTCATATTCAGGCGCCATTTAGCTTTTTATCCTTGAATTCGAGCTCAAACTTGAAGTGGCATGACTACACCTTGGCCGATGCGGCGGCTCGAGTGGAAAAGGATAACACTTTGATCGTTTGTGCTGTGAGTGAGGCTTATTTGCCGTTCTTGCGCAATTGGTTGATTAGCATTGCGCGGCAGAGGCAGCAGGACAAGGTTTTAGTGATTGCGGAGGATTACGCTACTCTTTACAAGGTTAATGAGCGGTGGCCGGGGCATGCGGTTTTAGTGCCTCCTGCGTTGGATGCGGCGGCTGCACATAAGTTTGGGTCGGAG GGCTTCTTTAATTTTACCGCCAGAAGGCCCCGACATCTTCTGCAAATTCTGGAGCTCGGCTATAATGTCATGTACAATGATGTTGACATGGTCTGGCTGGCAGATCCGTTTCCTTATCTGAAAGGCGAGCATGATGTGTATTTCACAGACGACATGGCTTAT GTGAAGCCTCTGAATCACTCTCATGACTTGCCACCTCCAGGGAAAAAGGGCCGGACTTACATTTGCAGCTGCATGATCTATCTGCGCCCCACAAGTGGAGCAAAACTTGTCATGGATAAGTGGATCAAAGAACTTCAGGCTCAACCTTGGTCTAAAGCCAAGAAAGCTAACGACCAACCTGCCTTTAATTGGGCCCTGAATAAAACTGCTGAGCAG GTGGACTTATACCTGCTTCCTCAACATGCTTTCCCTACTGGAGGTTTATATTTCAAGAACAAGACGTGGGTAGAAGAAACCAAGGGGATGCATGTTATCATACATAACAACTATATAGTTGGTTTTGAAAAGAAGACTAAACGATTCCAAGATTATGGCCTTTGGTTGGTGGATGATCATGCTTCTGAGTCTCCACTTGGCAGACTATAA
- the LOC140822091 gene encoding heavy metal-associated isoprenylated plant protein 39-like, producing MKKFVLRLDLADAEDKRRALKTVSTLAGIDEISIDIKGKKLIIIGTVDPVTVVSKLRKKNWPADIISVGPAKEPEKKPEEPKKEEAKKEEKKDEAKKEEPKDEAKKDEPKKEGEKKAEPEPVLGTIMPYRPYYPPINTYYYMQQHRSMEENPNACAIS from the exons ATGAAG AAATTCGTGTTGAGGTTGGATTTGGCAGACGCGGAAGACAAGAGAAGGGCTTTGAAGACTGTGTCCACTCTTGCAG GCATTGATGAAATCAGTATCGACATAAAAGGGAAGAAACTAATAATAATCGGGACAGTCGACCCCGTGACCGTGGTTAGCAAACTGCGCAAAAAGAATTGGCCGGCTGACATAATCTCTGTTGGTCCAGCCAAAGAACCGGAGAAAAAGCCGGAGGAGCCAAAGAAAGAAGAAGCTAAGAAAGAGGAGAAAAAGGACGAGGCCAAGAAAGAGGAGCCAAAGGATGAAGCAAAGAAAGACGAGCCCAAGAAGGAAGGCGAAAAGAAGGCTGAACCCGAACCCGTCCTCGGCACAATAATGCCATACAGACCGTATTATCCCCCGATCAACACATACTACTATATGCAGCAGCACCGCAGTATGGAAGAGAATCCAAATGCTTGTGCTATCTCGTAA